The Triticum aestivum cultivar Chinese Spring chromosome 4B, IWGSC CS RefSeq v2.1, whole genome shotgun sequence sequence GCTCGAGTTCTTTATCTAATGTGGGTACTGAATATATGTGAGTCCTGTTGTAGCATATGAAAGGAGCCTTGATTGTTGAGGATTTCACAACTTTATTACAtcttttatcatgatatattaAATAACTTGCTGGTATGATATGGGAGCAGATTGTTGCTTTTGTTGGTGAGCCAATCAAGCAATTGGAATAACTATAAATTTTTGTTAATTGCACTCCAGGTTATCTGCTATCAGATTGTTCATACAACGTGCCACAGCCACTTCTGTAGGTAATATGCTAGCATGTCTTCTGATTAGTTTAGCACATGGATTGTTAAAGTTTTTTATGCCATGTTGCTTGATAGTTCCAGCCCATTGGATTTTCACGTGCTCGCTTGTGAGATGTGATATAGTTGTGCATTTTGTGTTTCCTGCTATTTTGCAGACCTCTTCCTCTGTTTAtagtctcagttggtaggtcgcgttccgggttttattttcgtcccacctcagccggtcttttttggtacttctttggtacttcctcccacctcccgcTCAGCCGCAATGAAACAAAAAACGGTCCAGACGAGTACCCCACGCGCCCCCACGCGCCCAATCTTCCGTCGCATCCAACTAACCCGAACGAGAAAAAACCAGCTAAAGCAAGCCGGCGaaaattaaccagcgaaaaaaacTCGCCCCACTATGCGCCCTCGAGCGAGGTTTCGTGCCCTCGAGCGAGAAACAGTCGCCCGACACTGTTCCCTCCTTCGCCCGCCGCCTCCCTTCGTCCCTTCACCGTCGTCGCCCTTCGTCCCTTCGCCGCCCCCGCTCCATCCATTCACCGTCGCCCTGGCACTGATCCGGCGCGTAAATCGCACATCACAAACGCCGGCCTCCACTGATCCTGCGCTGGTCCAGGATCCGGCGCCGATCCTGGTCAGGACCCGTCGTCGGAGACGTCCAGGATCCGGCTACACCTTTCACCAGCCGCCGTCGAGGAGCCCTACGCCGCAGCCAAGATCCGAGAGGAGCTGCCGCTGCCGAGATCCGAGAGGAGCAGCCGCCGCCGAGGTTCGAGAGGAGCTGGCCACCACGACCTCCCTCCCCAGCcgaccgccaccacctcctcccccaccccctcccccacgtGCCTGGCATAGGTGGGTTTCAGCCTCCCTCCTACCTCCGTCCAAGGCTAGGAACTCCCCTCCCCTCCCGATCTCCTTCCTTCGTCCAAGCCCACGAGCTCCCCTCCCCTACCCGATCTGACGAAGAGAGGGCCAGGCCTTCCACTCCGGTGTTTGATGTGGCCAGATCTAGCCGGGGGACTCGCCGCAGAGCCTCCATGTCGGTGGAGCAGCAGCAGCCCAACAGAAGGTGGGTTCCCAATCTATTTTTTGTTACAAACTGATGCATTTTGCCCTTATGTTGTTGAGTGATAATTTATATGTATTTAATTTACTAGATGAACTGCACACTTGAATGCAGCACTCGTGCAAAGATGCAACATCTTGGTCGGCTGCTCGCGGCGGAGCGTGTGGCTGGTGCTTGCAGCAGTGGCAGAGCAGCGTCGGCGAGCGCGGCGCAAGTAGTGGTCAGAGCTGCATGGGCCGCTGCAAGCATGCCATCTAGGCAGCACTTCAAGTATGACAATGTCCACTCTACACCAAGGTACATGGGCACTTGTGCAAATATCTAGCATCTTCATCGACTAGGACTAAGTTATGTGTTTTCTTCTTCCTGTGTCATGCGGTGATAATTTGTTCTGCCtattgtttgcaagtattagtcaGTTGGGAGATGAGGTGGTTTGCCAGATAAGAAATAGAGTAAAGACAAGAAGGAGCTTTAATTGGGTCATGTCATGGTGAACTTGGAGCACAGAATTTTACAGGAGATGGTCATGGTAAAACAGGGTGCTTAAGATCTAGGGAAGTATAACATTTTTTTGGAAAGCTAAGTAAAACAAATTTACTTTCTAGGTTGAATTTAATTTTTCTATGTTCATAATTTCTTGCGTGAATAGATAGACCAAGCCGAGCAGGGCATCAACTATCTACTCATGCTTTGGTTCATTTTCTTGGAGTATTTGTGTTCTTAAATTCTTAATCTTGGTTTTCACTCATTTTTGCTCTATCCCGTCAAGTTAGATTTGAATTTGTTGTCATAGAAACAAATTTTTTTATCGCCATTAATAGTATAGAGATAATCCAGTTACGTAAGCAATCCTTAATGAGGATAATTTTTTTCTGAATCACTTAGCAACCTCTGCATCCTTCTGCCTTAGCCTGATCAATTTTTCCCACTGTGTCGTTTTTTTGGCCAACATATTGGAACGAAGGTGTGTCTCCATTTCAAACATGCATCCGTTGAAAATTTGGTGTCAACCAGTATCTGGAGGATTTCATCAATGTTCCTCATATTTCTAATATTAGGATATTAGAAATCCCCTTTTCCCTACAATGTTTATCTTTTCGGTCCTTTAAATAATGACAATGTTTCTTAGTGTGCCAGTGCCCAGTTGTGTATATTCTTGGACCTTTTACATTCGATATTAACAATCCAAAACTTAACACTGTTCTAGCCTTCTAGAGGAACTTCCATTTAATGTTATCAAATTTCTTGCAGCAAACTTCAAAGTTCTCGATAGTTTTGCTTGCTACATTTCCACAGGCTCACATATTTTAGTGTTGTGCTGTTTAGATGTCAATATGATGCCCATTTCTTTTACAGGTAAGGCAAGAGATCCGTCTGCTGGTACTATGATTGGTCGCTGCACTACGCTGGCCGAGGCCACACGTCATCACCTACCCCCACCATGCTGCACCTTTGGATTGCTTGCTGCCGAGGCCGACGCCATCTGTCGCCCCTTGACACTTTTTTAAAATCATGGAAAATCTCTTGGTTTCTTTACCATGTTGTAATTTGTTTCTATGCTTTACATTTTATTGCGTCATGCCTCCAGGACGGTGTTTTCTAAACTACAGTTGCATTAGCATGAGGCTCTTCTGTAATATGCAGGACTACTTCCAAACAACATACAACTTCTTCTAGATGTCCTCACACTTTCTATTTCCAATGCATAGAACCCAAAAATATGCTTTTCGGATGTCTCAGGTATGGAATTAATCACTACTACAAGCTTTGTCTACACTTCATAAGTTATATGGAGCAAGTTGATCTTTAGAAGAATAACATGTGAAATTCAACTTCTGGAATTGTTGAATTAATATGAATGTAGCCTTCTTCCTTCTTGGCCAATAGGTGCTCGAGTTCTTTATCTAATGTGGGTACTGAatatatgtgagtcatgttgtAGCATATGAAAAGAGCCTTGATTGTTGAGGATTTCACAACTTTATTACAtcttttatcatgatatattaAATAACTTGCTGGTATGATCTGGGAGCAGATTGTTGCTTTTGTTGGTGAGCCAATCAAGCAATTGGAATAACTATAAATTTTTGTTAATTGCACTCCAGGTTATCTGCTATCAGATTGTTCATACAACGTGCCACAGCCACTTCTGCAGGTAATATGCTAGCATGTCTTCTGATTAGTTTAGCACATGGATTGTTAAAGTTTTTTCTGCCATGTTGCTTGATAGTTCCAGCCCATTGGATTTTCACGTGCTCGCTTGTGAGATGTGATATAGTTGTGCATTTTGTGTTTCTTGCTATTTTGCAGACCTCTTCCTCTGTTTATAGGCTCCATTGAATAACGTGTGAAATTACAATGAAGATCAGTATGTGTTTTGATAATATTTCTTCTAACTTGTTTTTAAGCTAAATCTTGACAAAAGAATCCATACATCTGTTACTCTCTGCGCTAATTCTCTTATTGCAGAGATCAGATAGTTATGTTTTTTTTAAAATGGAACATGCACTAGGGTTGCTCCAGGATCTCTTGTCCAACCCTCAGCTAGACCATTATGGTTATCTCTGTTATGTTTTTAAACGTATGTCACCTTTTTTGCTTACGGTATACTCATATATTGACAACGAAATTATAAGTGGGCCGCTACAGCATTAGTTGTGCTTGCTGCAATCGTTGGTAATGCACAACATTCAATTAtattttacaacatggcaatggcTCAGGAATCAAGAGACATCAGATCTACTTTTTAAGCTttttctcggggggggggggtggtcacGGGCGGCACACGCCTTGTCCCCCTGTTTCCGGTGGCGTATCGACATGAACACAAGGGGAGGGGATCGAGCCGGACGATTGGTGAGGTACTCCTTTTCGGTTCTTCGGAAAGTATGTGTAaaggagagagggagccagggtGAATGTGAGGTGGACATTATCCAGTTCTACAGGAGAGGCTTCTAGCGAGAAATATTCCGCTACAGCGGAAAATCGAGCAGGAAGGGGAGGGTCCGACAGGAAAAAGGAAGGTTGTGTCGTGGTGGGGGGAGGGGGGATTTTTATGTTCAGCCCACACGTTGGAGATGACAATGTAGATAGTCTCTAGAAAATTATATTTCTCCTTCACATATGGTCTAGATTTAGGGGAGCATGGACTATCTAGACGGTTGAATTTTGGGAGCGTGCTGCACACCATTTTGATATCCGAACACGTCCGGACGTATGACGAAGAGATGAGTTTTGACCCTAAAGACGACCTTAATAACTTTTTGATTTATTTATATGCATTATGCCCAATCCATTTTGCCAAGTCATAGTTTTAGGACTATCACAACATATGTATTACTTTGCACCCATGTCCTCTGTCAAATTTGTTCAGTTCAAAGCATTAATACTATGACCAGCTATCCAATTTGCAGTCCAGATATATTGTTTCCATAATCAGCAATGCAAATTTGGGGCAGCTTCAATTTTCTTGTCtgattttattttgcaatctataaTCTGAACTGAAAGACAGGGGTACATGCGCTCAGGTTTTGTAGTTGACTAACCATTAGTAATGCAAATTAGGAGCCCCTCTAATTTCTGTGAGTTGCAAGTGCAGTTGACCAATAATCTCATACTTGCTCATAAGCTAGTGAACTGAATCAACACGCCTCTTTTGGTTCCAACAAAAAAATTCCATGCTTAGACCTGTAAAAATACTTCTGTGTAATGTTCATATGGGTCCGGAGGACATTTTACACTTGATGTTTACTTGTGGACGAGCGAAGCAAGTCTGAGCTGCCCTGGGTCTTCTAGAAATTATTGAAGAAGCGTCACGTATCGATAGATCTGGATCCTTTGTGTTGGAAGAGCTGCTGCGTCGGACTATCATAGTTCATATCATAATGTTGATGCCTCTTTTGATATAGCGCTCAAATAAGATTAGGAGGAAGGGCATCACACTCTCCGAGAGCAAACAAGATACCACGTACCGATCCTGTCAGTGCATGTAATATCACTATGTTGTATTAACAAATCTGCCTAATGTTCTATTAACaaatctgtcttttcttttttcacATTGTGTAGGATTTAGAATTATGACAAGGAGTCAGGGACACAATCAGATTTATACCATCCGTTGTGATGATACAAGGAAAGTAAACATATACGCATATTGTGTTCAACGTGATGATACAAGCGAAAGCTGGCCCACGCCGCCAACTGATCTGCGGCAGCGTGGAAGGAGTGTTCAAAAGCAGCAGGAACAGTTGTTCCACTGCTGGTCGGAGGGAGAGCTTGGCAAGGGAGGTAGAGGGAGCTCTACAACCACGATCTTGGCATACAACCCGATGGCATCATGCCCACTTAAGCTTCTTCCATGTTCCAATTCTTGCATTTGTTGGTCTTTTACTGTCAGAGCTTACGAAATCCATTACAAATGGAGGTGAGGCCAAGTCGTGAACTTGCTGAGACGTCTTTGCCTTGAATTCTAAGGCTTGAATCTAAATGGAGGTGAGGCCAAGTCTTGAACGAATACTAAGGTTTGCATCTTTTATAAAGCTTGACAGTTACTGTGTAGTTTCAGTTAACATGATAGTCACGCGTGGTGAATCTCTTTTCTTGTCCAGAGATTTCACGAATCCATTATTGCCTACAGAACAACATCATAGGGCCCTCCCAGTTTGATTCTCTTTATTTTGCTATATCTCAACTATTACATACATCATTTATGCTCTAAAGCTAACCATTGTATGCTTTGATTGGTTGGAGCGGCAAGGTTTTCCAGATCCTGGGAGTCTATCCCTTCCAACAATCTGGAGGTAGCATAGTACATCCGTACTCGCAGGTTGGTGTCTGACTGTCTTTGAATGGTGTTGCTCCAGTGT is a genomic window containing:
- the LOC123089473 gene encoding uncharacterized protein is translated as MLFGCLRLSAIRLFIQRATATSAGFRIMTRSQGHNQIYTIRCDDTRKVNIYAYCVQRDDTSESWPTPPTDLRQRGRSVQKQQEQLFHCWSEGELGKGGRGSSTTTILAYNPMASCPLKLLPCSNSCICWSFTVRAYEIHYKWR